One Oryza brachyantha chromosome 3, ObraRS2, whole genome shotgun sequence DNA segment encodes these proteins:
- the LOC102703761 gene encoding 26S proteasome non-ATPase regulatory subunit 10 encodes MAAAMDVDGSGAAAAAAAAAGGGRHSEKELFRAAESGDAAVFSSLAPAELAVALSLRDEDGRSLLHVATASGHAQVVTALAAVGGDATASVVNGKDEEGWAPIHTAASCGNAEIISILLDQGANVDLTTDAGRTALHYAASKGRLNIAETLIAHSAKVNKKDKFGCTPLHRAASTGNAELCEFLVEEGADVDAVDRTGQTPLMQAVVCENKGVALLLIRHGADVDVEDKEGYTVLGRASDSFRPALIDAAKAMLEG; translated from the exons atGGCAGCCGCGATGGACGTCgacggctccggcgccgccgccgccgccgccgctgccgccggcggtgggaGGCATTCAGAGAAGGAGCTCTTCCGCGCGGCGGAGTCGGGAGACGCCGCGGTCTTCTCCTCCCTCGCCCCCGCCGaactcgccgtcgcgctctccCTCCGCGACGAGGACGGGCGCTCCCTCCTCCacgtcgccaccgcctccggcCACGCGCAG GTGGTGACAGCTCTtgcggcggtgggcggcgatGCCACGGCCAGCGTTGTGAACGGGAAGGACGAGGAGGGGTGGGCGCCGATCCACACGGCAGCGAGTTGTGGAAACGCTGAGATCATCTCTATCCTGCTCGATCAAG GTGCTAATGTTGATTTGACAACTGATGCTGGCCGGACCGCTCTTCATTATGCTGCTAGTAAAGGACGGCTTAACATAGCAGAAACACTAATAGCGCACAGTGCAAAGGTCAACAAGAAAGATAAG TTTGGGTGCACACCCTTACATAGAGCTGCAAGTACTGGAAATGCTGAACTGTGTGAATTCCTGGTTGAGGAGGGGGcagatgttgatgctgttGACAGGACAGGACAAACACCACTAATGCAAGCCGTTGTTTGTGAAAACAAAGGG GTTGCTCTTCTGCTAATTCGACATGGTGCTGATGTTGACGTTGAGGACAAGGAAGGTTATACCGTCCTTGGTCGAGCATCTGATAGCTTTAGACCTGCACTTATTGACGCAGCTAAAGCAATGCTTGAAGGCTGA